CCTTTTTGTTGGTAGATGGTTTGCATAGCCTGAATAGGTTTTATTGGCTTAGCCTGGCTTGCTATCGACCGCATTTGTACGGTTTTAATATTCTCAAGAGGACTGAGCACTAAAGTATCAAAAGTAGCGGAAATGGCTGCTTTGAATAGTCCCCCAACCATCGTAGGCCATTGTAATTTATCAACTTCTTTTGGCATGTGAGTAATCAATAAAGGTCTGTATATCACTTTTCCTTGTTGACGAAGGATGCAAGACAAAAATCCTGTCGAAAAATGGTTTAAATTAGCGCCTATAAATTGTTTAGTAACAGCATATGAACCTTGCCAAAGATTGGTTTGAATGGCAACCTTAAGTCGTTCTGCGGGATGTCCTACCAATGTTGTAATTCCGGTGTATGTCACACTAAAAGCATAAGCATCCCAAAGTGTCTTTTTCTCTTTCTTTTCTGAGCCCATAAATACATTACCTCTTAATAAAAATCGCAAATACTACATGGTGTCCTTTTTAAAATCACTAAGTTTTTTATGAGGCTTAACTTAATTAAGAACCCGTGAAATTTCATTTATTCTATTAAGGATTTAATAATTAGATGTAGCAAATTTGTATTGCATTATTTAGTATGATGTCCTGCTTCAAAATAAAATGGGTCAGGAACGTTTCATTTTATGAAAAGAAGGGACGCAGTGCCGGAATTGTCCTAGCAATTGAATAATTCATTCAATTTTCAGAGTGGCATTTCTTATGGTTAAGTTATTATTACGAAAAGGGAACATTAGAGTGAAAATGAATCAATTCCAATTAGCAACCACTTTGTTTTTGATGGTGAGTCCGGTTTTTGCAAGTAATCCTGTCCTTCATTCTTTAGATCAACCATTTCCTAAAAAAATTTCCACTTTAGGGGGAAGTGTTACTTCTACATATATTTTTACCAATAATCTTCCCTTTGCTTTTAAAAATCCATTCCGAGTCATACCCATACTGTGCCCTTCTCCTAATCAAGCGTGTACTGCTACAGGAGCTGAATTTAAATATAAAGATTTATGTAGTGGTAAAAAACTACAGCCCAAAGAAAAGTGTAGCTATAGCATCACCCTAACCCCTCAGAGCATAGGTCGAAAAACTATTTTAGTTGCTTACAATGGATATGATAATAATGTAGTTCAGGTTCAACCTGCCTTAACAACAACTGCGACCCAAGCTCCGGCAGGCCTTCTTGGTACCGTCGATTTTCCTTTAGCACAACCCTTACCCAGTCAAGTATTTAAAAACTCCAATTATGCGGTAACGTTTACATTCAAAAACCATGATCCTTCAGCAGTCAGTTTTACCCAAAATATACTTCAAAATAATAATCCGCTTCATCCCAATTTCTTAATCACCAGCAATAGCTGTGTTCCATCAGGAACAACAGGAACCTTAGCAAGCGGTGAACAATGCAGTATTACCGGTACATTCAATTCACCTACGAATGGGACGTTCACTCTGACAGCTGAATTAATTGGTTACCTAAGTTCTAATAAACTTAGCACCTCGACCACGGTACAATCCTTTTCATTCAATAAGCTTATTGGTGTTGATTATAATCCTAATCATTATACGAATAATTATCCCTTCAATTTTCATGATGTTTTTTATACAGGAACACCCAATAACGCAACAGCTACGAATGTCTATGCAGAACTCCAACAATTGCAAAATGCTGGATTTACAACGGTTCGTTCCTATCAAACTGAACCTTATAGTTGGATTGATATTATTAAACAAGCCAATCTCTTAGGAATGAAGGTTATTTATGAGGCAGATATTCCTCAGTTGCCAGTCGACACTATCTACCCTAAATGTCCATTTGGTTCTAAAGATTATATACCCTGCGCACAAGACACATTAAATTCTGTGATTAATGCAGTTACGCCTGCTGTGTTTAATAAAACCGTCATTCTTGTTTTTGCAGGACACGAAAATTATTGTAGTGCTGGTGATACCATTCCTCCGTGCAATGGAACCTCCAATATTAACTATTTAACCAGTGCAGTCTCTGCTTTGAAAGCAACATTAACGGCACATAATTTGACAACTCCAGTAGGTTCAGCGGTTGTCAGCGGAAATTTTGTCACACCCAGTGCTGCAATTTCTGCAGATATGAAAACATTAATTAACTCCTATTCTTCCACTGCCCCTTTAGCTTATGATCCATATCCTTTTCAATTTGGAGTAATACCAGCAACTACAGCAGTATGGATGCCTCCATTAAGCTCAACGGTTCAACATATTAATTCACTCGCATGGGATTACATTCAAGTTGTAGGTTCGACAACTCCTCCTGCTTTACCCAAGGCTAATCCAAAGCCATTTTATACACCTGGACGAGTCCTATTGGCAGCAGAAACAGGATGGGCAACAGCGGGAACAACTACAGGATACGCATGTAACTCTCCAGGACCATGTGAACCCTCAATAGCAAATGCAACTGAATACTTCAAAACCCTTTATCAATTGAATACGAGTAATTTTGTAAAAAATTCCGGGTATAACATAGGAGTTCTTGCATTCGAAGCCTATGATGAACCAGCAAAAGGAGGTCCTACTGCAGAACAAAACTACGGTCTTTTTAAGTCGAATTGTGTTCAAAAAGGGGCTGGGTTTGTTCCAAACAATGCTCTAGTATCCGCTAAAGGATGTCAAGGGTATACCAGTGGTACATTATTGACTATTTTTGGCACAACACCCCCAACTCAAAAATCATTTAAAGTCCAAATTACTTATCCTTCCGGACAACATCCAATGATAAACGTGACGATACCTGCAAACTCGGGTTTATCCCCTGAGATCAACGCAGTGACCCCATGGCCACAATTTTTAATTTATAAAGGAGCTCACATTACTGTTTCTGCGACAACGGGTACTCAATCCTGTACGACCACAGCTCTCGAAGTAACTGCTTCTCCAGCATCAATCACATTTGGATCAGTAAAGTGTAAAAATCCTCCTCCAAGTAGTATGGGATGTTTTGGTCTAGGTTGCCAATTATCTAACCCTTATTAAGACTACGTCCTGATAAGCACAAGAGACTCATACGAAATTTAATCTACCTACCAAGCATAAGACGCGGTAGGTAGAGATTAAAGTGATTTTAGGTTTTAGGTTCCATCATGTTGCGGACAAGCCGCAACAGATTAGAACTTTAGATTTACATATAGGAAAACTGAGGATCTTGATGATGATCAGCCAAAAATGACTTTTGTGCAATATTACCAATCTTTTCTATATCTTCCTTCATGATAGTGGGGGCACAAAAATTAATCGAATACTTGATTAATACTTTTGAGTCTTGTTCATCAAGTAATGTCGTGTTGTTTGTTGCAATTGAAGAGGCTAATATCGCAACGTCGTTGCTCTTTTGTTTAGTCGATCCCAGATAATTTGATACGATTCGCTGGCGCGCTTTCTGCTGATCTTGATAATATCCAAGTATTACCTGTAGGGATTCTTTTACTTTACAAACATCACCGAACAAAGATTTATAAGGTTTTTCATCGTTTACAGCGTCTTGTAATTTTTGCAAACGCGCTTCTAGGTCAGCAATGAATTCTTGATTATTAGTTATTCTTCCATCACGAAGAGCGTGAGACTTTAAAACGCTTTTTTCAACATCAACCAAGTTCTTGAAATGAAATACTATTTGTTCCATATCTGCAAGATCCGTAGAACAACTTAAAATGTCGAACGCTTCCTGACTGGTTTTAGGAATACTTTCCTTTTTAAAAAATGATGTTAACTTAGCTTGCATAATAAATTCTCCAAATATGTTCAATTCTTAAACAAAGTGGATACATTTTAATACAATTCGATCGTTTAGTCAACTTTATTTACATTTTGAACTAAATTAGAACAATTAAATTGGGAAAAGAGAATCATAAAAAATAATGAGCTGTTTTTTTTCCTTATGCTTTACTGTATTAGGATGCTGCTCATTTTAGTGAGAATCTCATTTAAGCAACTAAAAAGTTTTTCCTCCTAATCCATAATAAACATTAGGAGTTTGCAGCTCATTATTCTGTTTCAATAGAGTCATGTGTTGAATTGCCTGGATTTTTTGTGGACCATAATCCATTATCCTAAGAGATATTTGAGCTGCTGAACCAATTCGCATTAATTGTGCTTCACAAAAATTCAAATTTTTCATTATCGGTCCAATAGGGGTAATTTTTTTAGCTAACGACATTTTTAAATTTTGTGTATCGTTTTGCCTCACATCTTGGTCTGTTCTAATGCATTTAATTGCACAAATAATGGATCGAGGCAATACACGATATGCCAAGGCTTCATAAGCATAGAGAGGCCACCCTGCACTTAGCGACATTGAAGAATTAAAAAACTCATTAATATTTCTTGTCTGAACTATTTGTAATCCATTTAAATCAACCACAATTTCGGTATTGTGCGCTGGGGTATTTTTAGTTCTTGATAAACTGACTTGCCCTGTGGAGCCGATGTATTCAATTTGTGTAAGATCAGGAAGTGCGATGGCATAAATATAAGTATCTTCATTATTGAGGGGAAAAATCGCAGCACTCTCAAACTTGGTACTCATACAGACACAGACCGCGGGATCAGCATCCACCGCTCGATCGTCAATTCCTCGATTATTAACATATCCTCTATATTTAATTGCTTCTTTCCACCACTCTGCCTCAAACTCTGTAATTTTTGGAGAAAATCCTTCTTTAAAAATAACTTCTGGTGGTCGCTTATCAGAGCGGTAGTACACGCGTCCTTGTACATCTAAATCATTTTCTTTATTAAGTATCTTGGTAAAAAGCATCCCCATTTCCTTTCTATAAATTTAATGATTTTTATCCTTTTCCATCAGAATACGCTCAAATAATCCTAACTACTAGTCAAAACCGTTTCTGGGTTATTTATGAAAGTTTCCTTTCCAATTATGAACAATTGAAATTATATATTTCCTTGTTGATTAAAAAAATTACTAAGCTACAATATCAATTTTTTCTGGATCATCATTATGGGATTTTACTTCAATACGTACAGACAACAAGAAGGCGATAAGGCTTACAATGAGGGACGATATGAGGATGCACTTGTACATTATTCAGAGGCACTGAAAACATTGCAACTACATGCTGCTGCTCAAACAACGCGGCATGCTGATTTTTATGACGCTTTGGTTTATGTACTCTCCGAAATTCTAAGTACCAAACTGTTAATAATACAACGTGAAGCTCTAGCCTCGAATTTTGTTGCAGTTTCAAACTATTGGCAGGATCTCCCCGGTTTGTTACATGAGATGGAGCTGACCCACAATGAGCATCTTAAAAAAAACCGCAACGCTTTTAGCAACCAAGAGGACGTAGTTAAACGAGTCAACATATTAGCTGCAACAGTTTGTGAGAAGGTAAGTGACGAGTTAGCGGACCAATTAGAAGATGATGAAGAAGTCACTTTAGAGAGCATTTCCCCATCCATTGAATGGATGAAGCGAGCCATTCAATTCCAGATAAAAACAGAAAGCACTCCTAAGCTCTCAAGCAGTTTAGGATATCTAAATTTACTTGAGCGTCTCTATA
The DNA window shown above is from Legionella sp. PC997 and carries:
- a CDS encoding MC/SLC25 family protein, coding for MGSEKKEKKTLWDAYAFSVTYTGITTLVGHPAERLKVAIQTNLWQGSYAVTKQFIGANLNHFSTGFLSCILRQQGKVIYRPLLITHMPKEVDKLQWPTMVGGLFKAAISATFDTLVLSPLENIKTVQMRSIASQAKPIKPIQAMQTIYQQKGLPGFFSGSNATLAKSFPSWLYLYTTYHAINTKREKQSFLSTILWATTASIPIALSTTPLDVIKSQQQARLDSSKPTIKDLATEIYRNHGVSAFFKGFNCRLMHKSLSTAGAYMILDIGSKM